Proteins found in one Amycolatopsis umgeniensis genomic segment:
- a CDS encoding AAA family ATPase, translating into MTLTPRVAFEQIAENVQSVVRGKPEVVRLTVAALFAEGHLLMEDVPGVGKTTIARCLAASIGGRWSRIQFTPDLLPGDITGVMVYHQNTERFQFHPGGIFANVVLADEINRGTPKTQAALLEVMAERRVTVDSVGQAVPRPFLVVATQNPIELEGTYRLPEAQLDRFLMRISVGYPDLESEMRVVMGDCAGVTPDELKPVLSIADVQQVIDEVRKSHLAPEIVNYAVRLAAASRSHPDVRYGASPRGSIALIRAAQGLAATFGRDFVTPDDVKDVAHPVLDHRLVLTPDAELNQRRTADIVDELLGATAAPMAAMGR; encoded by the coding sequence GTGACGCTCACACCCAGGGTCGCCTTCGAGCAGATCGCCGAGAACGTGCAATCGGTGGTGCGCGGCAAACCGGAGGTCGTCCGGCTCACCGTGGCGGCGCTGTTCGCCGAAGGGCACCTGCTGATGGAGGACGTGCCCGGCGTCGGGAAGACGACGATCGCGCGCTGCCTCGCCGCCAGCATCGGCGGCCGGTGGAGCCGGATCCAGTTCACGCCCGACCTGCTGCCCGGCGACATCACCGGCGTGATGGTCTACCACCAGAACACCGAGCGGTTCCAATTCCACCCCGGCGGGATCTTCGCCAACGTGGTGCTGGCGGACGAGATCAACCGGGGGACGCCGAAGACACAGGCCGCGTTGCTGGAGGTGATGGCCGAGCGGCGGGTGACCGTCGATTCGGTCGGCCAGGCGGTGCCGCGGCCGTTCCTCGTGGTGGCCACGCAGAACCCGATCGAGCTCGAGGGCACCTACCGGCTGCCCGAGGCGCAGCTGGACCGGTTCCTCATGCGTATTTCGGTCGGCTACCCGGATCTGGAATCCGAGATGCGGGTGGTGATGGGGGACTGCGCCGGGGTGACCCCGGACGAACTGAAGCCGGTGCTGAGCATCGCCGACGTCCAGCAGGTGATCGACGAGGTCCGGAAGTCCCATCTGGCACCGGAGATCGTCAACTACGCGGTCCGGCTGGCCGCGGCGAGCCGTTCGCATCCGGACGTCCGTTACGGCGCGAGCCCACGGGGCAGCATCGCGCTGATCCGGGCGGCACAGGGGCTCGCCGCCACCTTCGGCCGCGACTTCGTCACCCCGGACGACGTCAAGGACGTCGCGCATCCGGTGCTGGACCACCGGCTCGTGCTGACGCCGGACGCGGAACTCAACCAGCGCCGGACCGCCGACATCGTCGACGAACTCCTGGGCGCGACGGCCGCTCCCATGGCCGCGATGGGGCGGTAG
- a CDS encoding fibronectin type III domain-containing protein, whose amino-acid sequence MNTDERSTKRFSVVARTRMAVALVVAGCLALVGLAVTGQASTPAGLEFVQVGHWVYNDAAQSAFHVDGSTNRVDARANVPGAESGSQVVQGDDSGYVVERNRITEFDKATLSVEESTPPPAPETPFVLEIAGGPYLVYRNAGQIVRLGDPTATVPAGGPLSRPVATLDGTVWVHRVDNGSICELPKGAAVLTCTAHLPPSHGGGLTLVGDRPVVLDTTGDSLHRVGLDGLGEALPLGIKLSPSAQVATSAVGDRLAIADPERNQLHLIDISGLDQDRPSAKPISVELTKGSRFNGPVSSSNVFAMVDETRGEVLTYDMAGKLKSTVKVPGQAAAARLAKGEDNRIYVDSSDGSHVLVVNGEDGTVLDVDVDKAANSQTAGAPPATPQPPSGDEPPPRQPQRTQQQQPSPNTQKAIPPVARATPPGAPKKVSATAGDGSIKVSWSPASDNGARITAYRVTWTGGSTRVAGSARGTTVSGLTNGTPYVITVIAENSAGVGVGASAKAVVPAPANRPAAAPAVTANAGADGKVSVSWTQPDLRGGTLVHYLVSATGKGERELSARSTEFTGVTGTATVTVRAVTKFGSGAALTGAAGSRKVTVPVASGPPTITITQVKGKDGSLIVSVIADGKGAPATCQAEFFAKTKPVACSGATNLIISEVAWAGSITITASIKTSAGTATDSWRGVPTVGGGPLLWLGPMALVGLRRRKDKEVL is encoded by the coding sequence GTGAACACCGACGAGCGGAGCACGAAGCGGTTCAGCGTGGTGGCCAGGACCCGGATGGCCGTGGCGCTGGTGGTCGCGGGCTGCCTGGCGCTGGTCGGTTTGGCCGTGACCGGACAGGCGTCGACCCCGGCGGGGCTGGAGTTCGTCCAGGTCGGCCACTGGGTCTACAACGACGCCGCCCAGTCCGCGTTCCACGTCGACGGTTCGACGAACCGTGTCGACGCGCGCGCGAACGTACCCGGCGCCGAAAGCGGCAGCCAGGTCGTGCAGGGGGACGATTCGGGTTACGTCGTCGAGCGGAACCGCATCACGGAATTCGACAAGGCGACCTTGAGCGTGGAGGAGTCCACGCCGCCGCCCGCGCCGGAAACCCCGTTCGTGCTGGAGATCGCGGGCGGCCCGTACCTGGTCTACCGCAACGCGGGCCAGATCGTGCGTCTCGGCGACCCGACCGCGACAGTGCCCGCAGGGGGGCCACTGTCCCGGCCGGTCGCGACCCTCGACGGCACGGTGTGGGTGCACCGCGTCGACAACGGCTCGATCTGCGAGCTGCCCAAGGGCGCCGCCGTCCTGACCTGCACCGCGCATCTCCCGCCGTCGCACGGTGGCGGGCTCACGCTGGTCGGCGATCGGCCGGTCGTACTCGACACCACCGGCGACAGTCTCCACCGCGTCGGCCTCGACGGGCTCGGCGAAGCCCTCCCTCTCGGCATCAAGCTCTCGCCGTCGGCCCAGGTGGCCACCAGCGCCGTCGGTGACCGGCTGGCCATCGCCGACCCGGAGCGCAACCAGCTCCACCTCATCGACATCAGCGGGCTGGACCAGGATCGCCCGTCCGCGAAGCCCATCTCGGTCGAGCTGACCAAGGGCAGCCGGTTCAACGGCCCGGTCTCGTCGTCGAACGTCTTCGCCATGGTCGACGAGACCCGCGGGGAGGTCCTGACCTACGACATGGCGGGCAAGCTCAAATCCACGGTGAAGGTGCCCGGCCAGGCAGCGGCGGCGAGGCTTGCCAAGGGCGAGGACAACCGGATCTACGTCGACAGCTCCGACGGCTCGCATGTGCTGGTGGTCAACGGGGAAGACGGCACGGTGCTCGACGTCGACGTCGACAAGGCGGCCAACAGCCAGACCGCGGGCGCGCCGCCGGCCACCCCGCAACCGCCGTCCGGCGACGAACCCCCGCCGAGGCAACCGCAGCGAACGCAACAACAGCAGCCGTCGCCGAACACCCAGAAGGCGATTCCGCCGGTGGCGAGGGCGACTCCGCCCGGCGCACCGAAGAAGGTGAGCGCGACGGCGGGGGACGGCTCGATCAAGGTCTCGTGGAGCCCGGCCTCGGACAACGGCGCGCGGATCACCGCCTATCGGGTGACCTGGACCGGCGGATCCACGCGGGTCGCCGGATCAGCGCGGGGGACCACGGTTTCCGGGCTGACCAACGGAACCCCGTACGTGATCACCGTGATCGCCGAGAACTCGGCGGGTGTCGGGGTGGGCGCCAGCGCCAAGGCTGTCGTCCCCGCTCCCGCGAACCGGCCCGCCGCGGCACCCGCCGTCACCGCGAACGCCGGCGCCGACGGGAAGGTGTCGGTGAGCTGGACCCAGCCCGACCTCCGTGGCGGGACGCTGGTGCACTACCTGGTGAGCGCGACCGGCAAGGGCGAGCGCGAACTCTCGGCAAGGTCCACGGAATTCACCGGGGTCACCGGCACCGCGACCGTCACGGTCCGCGCGGTCACGAAGTTCGGTTCGGGGGCCGCGCTCACCGGGGCCGCCGGCAGCCGGAAGGTCACCGTGCCGGTGGCTTCGGGGCCACCGACGATCACGATCACCCAGGTGAAGGGCAAGGACGGCTCCCTCATCGTTTCCGTGATCGCCGACGGGAAGGGCGCCCCCGCGACCTGCCAGGCGGAGTTCTTCGCCAAGACCAAGCCGGTGGCCTGTTCCGGGGCCACGAACCTGATCATCTCGGAGGTCGCCTGGGCCGGGTCCATCACGATCACCGCCAGTATCAAGACCTCCGCGGGCACCGCGACGGACTCCTGGCGGGGCGTGCCGACGGTCGGTGGCGGCCCGCTGCTCTGGCTCGGCCCGATGGCGCTGGTGGGACTGCGCCGACGAAAGGACAAGGAAGTTCTGTGA
- a CDS encoding type VII secretion protein EccE: MTDLGAARTDGRYQAPPQRLPQPAPAVPRAAALPDPLAYAAPAARAAAREAALAALTAARQAERRPQWSATAPAPAPVLSGPRPSPPPPAAGRRPHRIGVLQIVCWQLVVVALVLVAGRPWPLAAAVVTVAVVTTALTAVRIRGRWLYEWLGSASGYLTRDRDRDLRTAGEAGRALLLLLSPEAAGTTGEIGDEAVFMVSRADGITAVLQPKSAARERPMPSPLALLPPSREQALDVAAQVIQHVGADRSRPPRGWVALQALRTVDVHHDADVRQALGNTVRRVRRQLRREGLPVRALAENEVLGALASLAHVTAGRARIREEWRFWHSGPICQATFRLDGWAALSPAHETDLARRLLAAAPRAAVTLAVTARRSATETEARVSAAIRIAAAGPQAVEHAVRDLELAVRRGGLILERLDGRHAKGVAATLPIGVS, from the coding sequence ATGACCGATCTCGGCGCGGCCAGGACGGACGGGCGGTACCAAGCGCCGCCCCAGCGGCTTCCCCAGCCGGCACCGGCCGTACCGCGGGCCGCGGCGCTGCCCGACCCGCTCGCGTACGCGGCGCCCGCCGCGCGGGCCGCCGCACGCGAGGCCGCGCTGGCCGCGTTGACCGCCGCTCGCCAGGCCGAACGACGGCCGCAGTGGTCCGCGACGGCACCCGCCCCCGCTCCGGTGCTCAGCGGTCCGCGGCCTAGTCCGCCGCCACCCGCCGCAGGACGGCGTCCCCACCGGATCGGCGTACTGCAGATCGTCTGCTGGCAGCTGGTCGTCGTCGCGCTGGTCCTGGTGGCGGGGCGGCCTTGGCCGCTGGCGGCCGCGGTGGTCACCGTCGCTGTGGTGACCACCGCGCTGACAGCGGTAAGGATTCGGGGCCGCTGGCTCTACGAATGGCTCGGTTCGGCGTCGGGATACCTGACCCGCGACCGCGACCGGGATCTCCGGACCGCGGGCGAGGCGGGCCGGGCGCTGCTGCTCCTGCTGTCGCCGGAAGCGGCCGGGACCACCGGCGAGATCGGCGACGAGGCGGTGTTCATGGTCAGCCGCGCCGACGGCATCACCGCTGTCCTGCAACCGAAATCGGCCGCGCGCGAGCGGCCGATGCCGTCACCGCTCGCCTTGCTGCCGCCGTCGCGCGAACAAGCGCTGGACGTCGCCGCGCAGGTCATCCAGCACGTCGGCGCGGACCGCTCACGGCCGCCGCGGGGCTGGGTCGCGCTGCAGGCGTTGCGCACTGTCGACGTCCACCACGACGCCGATGTGCGGCAGGCGCTCGGGAACACAGTCCGGCGTGTGCGCAGGCAACTCCGTCGCGAGGGCCTGCCGGTGCGGGCACTCGCCGAAAACGAGGTCCTCGGCGCACTCGCGTCGCTGGCGCACGTCACGGCGGGCCGGGCGCGGATCCGGGAGGAATGGCGGTTCTGGCACAGCGGCCCGATCTGCCAGGCGACCTTCCGCCTCGACGGCTGGGCCGCGCTGTCACCGGCGCACGAGACGGACCTTGCGCGCCGCCTGCTCGCCGCCGCGCCCCGGGCCGCGGTGACCCTCGCCGTGACCGCACGCCGGAGCGCCACCGAGACCGAAGCGCGAGTCAGCGCGGCGATCCGGATCGCCGCGGCGGGGCCTCAGGCCGTCGAACACGCGGTGCGGGACCTGGAACTCGCCGTCCGCCGGGGTGGGCTCATCCTGGAGCGTCTCGACGGCAGGCACGCCAAGGGGGTGGCGGCCACCTTGCCGATCGGGGTCAGTTGA
- a CDS encoding TspO/MBR family protein — MTTIPGRLRAPLAFLPFLAAVAVAAVVGGLAAANARSVYNGLELPPFAPPAWLFGPVWTVLYLGIAVAGWLYWKSGGERRGLGWYAAQLVLNAAWTPLFFAAGAYGLALADIVLLDIAIVVTALYFRRSSRVSAVLLLPYLAWTLYATALNVAIVVLN, encoded by the coding sequence ATGACCACGATACCGGGACGACTCCGCGCGCCACTCGCGTTCCTCCCGTTCCTGGCCGCGGTCGCGGTCGCGGCGGTCGTGGGCGGGCTGGCCGCGGCGAACGCCCGTTCTGTCTACAATGGACTCGAACTGCCGCCGTTCGCGCCGCCCGCCTGGCTGTTCGGTCCGGTGTGGACGGTCCTGTACCTCGGGATCGCCGTGGCGGGCTGGCTGTACTGGAAATCCGGCGGCGAACGCCGGGGACTCGGCTGGTACGCGGCACAATTGGTGCTGAACGCCGCTTGGACTCCGCTGTTCTTCGCGGCGGGTGCGTACGGCCTCGCACTGGCCGACATCGTGCTGCTCGACATCGCCATCGTCGTCACCGCGCTGTACTTCCGCCGGTCTTCCCGGGTTTCGGCCGTGTTGCTGCTGCCGTACCTCGCCTGGACGTTGTACGCGACAGCGCTCAACGTCGCGATCGTCGTCCTCAACTGA
- a CDS encoding nucleotidyltransferase domain-containing protein, with product MNDETFLAHVADGLAALPSVSAVTLGGSRAQHTHDPGSDWDFAVHYRGGFDPADLRAVGWDGEVSEIGAWGGGVFNGGAWLTIDGRQVDVHYRDLDVVEHHLAEARRGRFHWEPLMFHLAGIPSYLVVAELAVNRVLRGDLPRPDFPQALRETAPPMWRSRAELTLRYTRGAFVPRGAATEVAGALATAAMETAHAVLAARGEWVTNEKRLLRRAGLREIDEIVTGLRADPGALAQPVDEAEALLFATK from the coding sequence ATGAACGACGAGACTTTCCTTGCCCACGTGGCCGACGGTCTGGCCGCACTGCCGTCCGTGAGCGCCGTCACCCTCGGCGGGTCGCGCGCCCAGCACACGCACGATCCCGGCAGCGACTGGGATTTCGCCGTCCACTACCGCGGCGGCTTCGACCCGGCGGATCTGCGCGCCGTCGGCTGGGACGGCGAAGTGTCCGAGATCGGCGCCTGGGGCGGCGGCGTGTTCAACGGCGGCGCCTGGCTCACGATCGACGGCAGGCAGGTCGACGTCCACTACCGCGATCTCGACGTCGTCGAGCACCACCTCGCCGAAGCCCGGCGGGGCCGGTTCCACTGGGAGCCGCTGATGTTCCACCTCGCGGGCATCCCGAGCTATCTGGTCGTCGCCGAACTCGCCGTCAACCGGGTGCTGCGCGGTGACCTGCCGCGACCGGACTTCCCGCAAGCCCTGCGGGAAACGGCTCCCCCGATGTGGCGAAGCCGCGCGGAACTGACCCTGCGCTACACGCGGGGCGCCTTCGTCCCGCGCGGAGCGGCCACGGAGGTCGCGGGCGCGCTGGCCACCGCCGCCATGGAGACGGCGCACGCGGTACTGGCCGCCCGCGGCGAGTGGGTCACCAACGAGAAACGGCTGTTGCGGCGGGCGGGATTGCGCGAGATCGACGAGATCGTCACCGGTCTGCGAGCGGATCCCGGCGCTCTCGCCCAGCCGGTGGACGAGGCGGAAGCGCTGCTTTTCGCCACTAAGTAG
- a CDS encoding pyridoxamine 5'-phosphate oxidase family protein produces MSTTDVSALARTTLATHQSLYLATAGESGPWVNGVFFAEADLFTLVLVLEQRGRTLASLRLNPVASVIVSTGSPADPFLQAMVRAEILDGDRAQTARDLLVAKVPYVAPFLDTPIETVQLTVESWRVTDIPNGLLPGKDLAAV; encoded by the coding sequence ATGTCCACGACCGACGTCTCCGCCCTCGCGCGGACCACCTTGGCCACCCACCAGTCGCTCTACCTCGCCACCGCCGGCGAATCCGGCCCCTGGGTGAACGGTGTGTTCTTCGCCGAAGCCGATCTGTTCACCCTCGTCCTCGTACTGGAGCAACGAGGCCGCACCCTCGCCTCGCTCCGGCTCAACCCGGTGGCCTCGGTCATCGTCTCCACCGGCTCGCCCGCCGACCCGTTCCTCCAGGCGATGGTCCGGGCCGAGATCCTGGACGGCGACCGGGCCCAGACCGCCCGCGACCTGCTCGTGGCGAAGGTGCCCTACGTCGCGCCGTTCCTGGACACGCCCATCGAGACCGTCCAGCTGACCGTGGAGTCCTGGCGCGTCACCGACATCCCCAACGGACTGCTGCCGGGCAAGGACCTCGCGGCCGTCTGA
- a CDS encoding SigB/SigF/SigG family RNA polymerase sigma factor, whose protein sequence is MNASSLMEELEQSASRGEVLPARSDRKTRRSDDYSHCRPLFDQMAALPDGHPERARLRERLILEFLPIAEHIALRFSGRGQPREDLVQVARIGLMKAVDRFDAALGGDFLPYAVPTVMGEVRRFFRDTGWAVHVPRGMQELRTRLSRGTTELTQTLGRAPTPSELAGHLDEDVDTVREGLLAANSYQTSSLDRPVGDGEGSAPLAEVMGELDSRFELIDDRHTVVPLLKRLPERERAIVTMRFFDGLTQSQIAERIGISQMHVSRLLTKILHDLRGRIDA, encoded by the coding sequence ATGAACGCGTCGTCCCTCATGGAAGAGCTCGAGCAGTCCGCCTCGCGGGGTGAAGTGCTCCCGGCCCGCTCCGACCGCAAGACGCGACGGAGTGACGACTACTCGCATTGCCGCCCTCTTTTCGACCAGATGGCCGCTCTGCCCGATGGCCACCCGGAGCGGGCGAGGCTGCGCGAGCGGCTGATCCTCGAATTCCTGCCGATCGCCGAACACATCGCCCTCCGGTTCAGCGGCCGCGGCCAGCCGCGGGAAGATCTGGTCCAGGTGGCCCGGATCGGGCTGATGAAGGCCGTGGACCGGTTCGACGCCGCGCTGGGCGGGGACTTCCTGCCCTACGCGGTGCCGACGGTCATGGGCGAGGTCCGTCGTTTCTTCCGCGACACCGGCTGGGCGGTGCACGTCCCGCGAGGGATGCAGGAGCTGCGCACCCGGCTTTCGCGGGGAACCACCGAATTGACGCAAACCCTCGGCCGCGCGCCGACGCCGAGCGAACTCGCCGGCCATCTGGACGAAGACGTCGACACGGTGCGAGAGGGCCTGCTCGCCGCGAACAGCTACCAGACTTCGTCCCTGGACCGGCCCGTCGGCGACGGCGAGGGCTCGGCGCCGCTGGCCGAGGTGATGGGGGAACTGGATTCCCGCTTCGAGCTCATCGACGACCGCCATACGGTGGTCCCGTTGCTGAAGCGACTGCCGGAACGGGAACGCGCGATCGTCACGATGCGGTTCTTCGACGGCCTGACCCAGTCGCAGATCGCCGAACGCATCGGCATCTCCCAGATGCACGTTTCGCGCCTGCTCACGAAGATCCTGCACGATCTGCGAGGCAGGATCGACGCTTAG
- a CDS encoding DUF6480 family protein, which produces MTAPGPEPEDVPGLEPGGSVTPGDVPPDAGQTSGLSHPQPIPSRGPAIVTFVVIGVLVLGVAGFFVLRALDLL; this is translated from the coding sequence ATGACAGCACCAGGACCCGAACCCGAAGACGTCCCCGGTCTGGAACCAGGTGGTTCCGTGACACCCGGTGACGTCCCGCCCGACGCGGGGCAGACCTCCGGCCTGTCCCATCCGCAGCCGATCCCTTCACGCGGTCCGGCGATCGTCACGTTCGTCGTGATCGGCGTCCTGGTACTGGGCGTGGCCGGATTCTTCGTGTTGCGCGCGCTCGACCTGCTCTGA
- a CDS encoding STAS domain-containing protein has protein sequence MAFNTETGQSAPLTVVEAARSDGAITVEVAGDVDISTSPRLLEETRALLEGAPRVVMVDMTGVGFCDSSGLSVLVQLNRFCEESGIDLSFAPSKVLRRAIELTGLLTTLKIAE, from the coding sequence ATGGCGTTCAACACCGAAACCGGGCAGTCCGCTCCTCTCACCGTGGTCGAGGCGGCGCGCTCGGACGGCGCCATCACCGTCGAGGTGGCGGGCGATGTCGACATTTCGACCAGTCCCAGGCTCCTGGAGGAGACCCGCGCGTTGCTGGAGGGCGCTCCCCGCGTCGTGATGGTGGACATGACCGGCGTCGGCTTCTGCGATTCTTCGGGTTTGTCCGTGTTGGTCCAGCTGAACCGGTTCTGCGAGGAGTCGGGGATCGACCTGAGTTTCGCGCCGTCCAAGGTCTTGCGCAGGGCCATCGAGCTCACCGGGCTGCTGACGACGTTGAAGATCGCCGAGTAG